A single genomic interval of Electrophorus electricus isolate fEleEle1 chromosome 4, fEleEle1.pri, whole genome shotgun sequence harbors:
- the LOC113589493 gene encoding extracellular calcium-sensing receptor, with the protein MFPLHSKGVEQELNFSSSPGMRRCRGLNLRALRWSQAMIFFINEINRNPDLLPNITLGYRLYDTCWLVALSMRTALSVVSQPIKRSQTGACLAPTVPLIIGDSGSTLSITISRLLNLFKIPMVSYFASCACLSDKKQFPYFFRTVPSDSFQASAVARLIKHLGWSWVGMLGTDDDYGYTATGMCTAELTRLGVCVAFHIIIPKVPSVQQIQGIVKTIQDSTARVLVCFATEEEIEPVMEEVVRQNVTGRQWVASEAWITSTLMSTTYPSLVGTIGFAISRATIPGLQKFLHNLRPLAEPYNPSAREFWETQFSCSFNKSKPVGSMADAVHYNRTCTGEERIEDTETAYNDVSQLRVTYNVHKAVYAAAQALHNLFMCQRDESTTDKQPCPDIYNLQPWQMIQYLKEVNYTNVFGDTVYFDEHGDSLGSYDIVNWQKGPGDRTLRFVKVGHFDSSLPADQQLLLHQDIMWHDGSKEVPVSVCTASCAPGYRKATRKGEPLCCHDCVPCAEGTFSSSIDQSECTLCPEDLWSSPQRDSCVDKHIEFLSYTEGFGMALAAMAILGIVATMTVASIFLRHRDTPLVRANNSELSFLLLLSLTLCFLCALTFLGQPTRWACPLRRTAFGLTFALCLSCLLSKTLVVLMAFKATLPGNNMARWFRPPQQRLGVFLCSALQCVICITWLTTAPPYPVKNTWLYRDRIVLECHMGSVALFSCVLGYIGCLAVFCFILAFLARKLPDNFNEAKFITFSMLIFCAVWITFIPAYVSSPGKFTVAVEIFAILASGFGVLLCIFVPKCYIIIFIPEKNTKKYLMSQSVGR; encoded by the exons CCAGGGATGAGGAGATGCAGGGG GTTGAACTTGCGTGCACTCCGCTGGTCTCAGGCTATGATCTTCTTCATAAATGAGATCAACAGAAACCCTGACCTGCTTCCCAACATCACGCTGGGTTACAGGCTGTATGACACGTGCTGGCTGGTGGCACTGTCTATGAGAACAGCCTTGTCTGTGGTCTCTCAGCCCATAAAGAGGAGCCAGACTGGGGCATGTTTGGCCCCGACCGTGCCTCTTATCATAGGAGACTCAGGATCCACCCTGTCCATAACCATCTCTAGATTGCTCAATCTGTTCAAGATCCCAATG GTTAGTTACTTTGCCTCATGTGCTTGCCTCAGTGACAAGAAGCAGTTTCCCTATTTCTTCCGTACAGTGCCCAGTGACTCATTCCAGGCCAGCGCTGTAGCACGCCTCATCAAGCACCTTGGCTGGTCCTGGGTGGGCATGTTGGGCACTGATGATGACTACGGATACACTGCCACTGGCATGTGCACTGCCGAGCTGACAcgcctgggcgtgtgtgtggccTTTCACATCATCATCCCCAAAGTGCCATCTGTGCAGCAGATTCAGGGCATCGTGAAGACCATCCAAGACTCCACTGCACGCGTGCTGGTATGTTTCGCCACTGAGGAGGAAATTGAGCctgtgatggaggaggtggtgagGCAAAACGTGACAGGTAGGCAGTGGGTGGCCAGCGAGGCTTGGATAACCTCCACCCTCATGTCCACCACCTACCCTTCTCTTGTTGGTACGATCGGCTTCGCCATCAGCCGAGCCACGATCCCAGGCCTCCAGAAGTTTCTCCATAACCTGAGACCTTTGGCTGAGCCATATAACCCCTCTGCCCGAGAATTCTGGGAAACACAGTTCTCCTGCTCCTTCAATAAGAGCAAGCCAGTCGGTTCGATGGCCGATGCAGTCCATTATAACCGCACCTgtacaggagaggagaggatcgAGGACACTGAGACAGCCTATAATGATGTGTCCCAGCTCAGAGTCACCTACAATGTGCACAAGGCTGTGTATGCTGCAGCCCAGGCACTGCACAACCTGTTCATGTGTCAGAGAGATGAGAGCACCACTGATAAGCAGCCCTGTCCAGATATCTACAACCTTCAGCCCTGGCAG ATGATTCAGTACCTGAAGGAGGTAAACTACACCAATGTGTTTGGAGACACTGTGTACTTTGATGAACATGGAGACTCTTTGGGCTCATACGATATAGTAAACTGGCAGAAGGGCCCAGGAGACAGGACTCTGCGGTTCGTTAAAGTCGGACACTTTGATTCCTCTCTCCCAGCTGATCAGCAGCTGCTGCTCCACCAGGACATCATGTGGCATGACGGGTCTAAGGAG GTGCCAGTGTCGGTATGCACTGCCAGCTGCGCGCCAGGCTACAGGAAAGCAACACGTAAGGGTGAACCGCTCTGCTGTCACGACTGTGTGCCTTGTGCTGAAGGCACCTTCAGCAGCAGCATAG ACCAATCTGAGTGCACTCTCTGCCCTGAGGACCTCTGGTCCAGCCCACAGCGTGACAGCTGTGTTGACAAGCACATCGAGTTTCTGTCTTACACTGAGGGTTTTGGCATGGCCCTAGCAGCCATGGCTATCCTTGGCATAGTCGCCACTATGACCGTAGCCAGCATTTTCCTCCGTCACCGAGACACGCCCCTGGTCCGcgccaacaactcagagctgagcttcctgctgttACTATCGCTCACACTCTGCTTCCTGTGTGCCCTCACCTTTCTGGGCCAGCCTACACGCTGGGCCTGCCCACTCAGACGCACAGCCTTCGGtttgacctttgccctctgtctctcctgcctgCTCAGTAAGACTCTTGTAGTTCTTATGGCCTTCAAGGCCACATTGCCTGGAAACAACATGGCACGTTGGTTTCGCCCTCCCCAGCAGCGACTGGGTGTATTCCTCTGCTCTGCCCTACAATGCGTCATTTGTATAACTTGGCTGACCACGGCCCCACCTTATCCTGTAAAGAACACATGGCTGTACCGGGACCGGATTGTTCTAGAATGCCACATGGGTTCTGTGGCATTGTTCAGCTGTGTGCTCGGCTACATTGGGTGTCTGGCTGTCTTTTGCTTTATACTGGCTTTTCTGGCCCGAAAGTTACCTGacaactttaatgaagccaaattcatcacattcagcatgctcatattctgtgcagtttggatcacctttattccagcttatgtcagctctcctggaaaattcactgtagctgttgagatatttgctattttaGCCTCAGGTTTTGGTGTTCTTCTCTGTATTTTTGTCCCCAAATGTTACATTATCATCTTTATCCCTGAAAAGAATACTAAAAAATATCTCATGTCTCAATCTGTTGGAAGGTGA